Proteins encoded together in one Riemerella anatipestifer window:
- a CDS encoding single-stranded DNA-binding protein — translation MKNKVQLIGNVGNTPEIKEVNNTKVAHFSIATNEIYKNAQGERVEQTEWHKVVAWGGLAEIIEKYVTKGKEIAVEGKLTYRSYDDKEGNKRYVTEIIANDILLLGRAK, via the coding sequence ATGAAAAACAAGGTTCAACTTATTGGTAATGTAGGTAACACTCCAGAGATTAAAGAGGTTAATAATACTAAAGTAGCTCATTTTTCTATAGCTACTAACGAAATTTACAAAAATGCACAAGGAGAAAGGGTAGAGCAGACGGAATGGCATAAAGTAGTGGCTTGGGGAGGACTAGCAGAAATTATAGAAAAGTACGTTACTAAAGGTAAAGAGATAGCTGTTGAGGGTAAATTAACCTACCGAAGTTATGATGATAAAGAAGGAAATAAACGCTACGTTACCGAAATTATAGCTAATGATATCCTGCTTTTGGGGAGAGCTAAATAA
- a CDS encoding DUF1599 domain-containing protein, translated as MQNTSKQYDEIINLCKDLFGKKLQDYGAAWRVLRPSSITDQIFIKINRIRTLQMTEKRMVEESEEAEFIAIVNYAVIGLIQLEKGLSENLDTDTEEILNLYQHYTNEAKALMQRKNHDYGEAWRGMRISSITDLIYQKVLRTKQIEDNNGHTLVSEGLDANYFDMLNYAVFCLIKMNEQNA; from the coding sequence ATGCAGAATACTTCTAAACAATACGACGAAATTATAAACCTCTGTAAAGATTTATTTGGAAAGAAACTTCAAGATTACGGTGCAGCGTGGCGAGTGCTACGCCCAAGTTCTATCACGGATCAAATTTTCATTAAAATCAATAGGATAAGAACGCTCCAAATGACCGAAAAAAGAATGGTGGAAGAATCGGAGGAAGCAGAGTTTATTGCAATAGTTAATTACGCTGTTATAGGTCTTATTCAATTAGAAAAAGGGTTATCAGAAAATTTAGATACTGATACTGAAGAAATTTTAAACTTGTATCAACATTACACCAACGAAGCAAAAGCCCTAATGCAGAGAAAAAACCACGACTATGGTGAAGCGTGGAGAGGTATGAGAATTTCCTCTATTACAGATTTAATTTATCAAAAGGTACTTCGTACTAAACAAATAGAAGACAATAATGGACACACCTTAGTTTCGGAAGGGCTAGATGCTAACTATTTTGATATGCTTAATTACGCTGTATTCTGTCTCATAAAAATGAACGAACAAAATGCTTAA
- a CDS encoding BT_3928 family protein produces MLKRLLRIVVALIFIASGFVKAVDVKGFSFKLEEYFSPQVFNIEILESWALPIAFFVVILELILGILLLLKISVKKVLLALIGLCVFFAFLTFYSAYFNVVTDCGCFGDAIKFTPWQSFWKDIVLLALLLLLYFAYRDKISISFIRTRGSVLFLGTIVSLWIMLHGIKHEPIIDFRDYKIGTDLKSEKKKIEENPSEYKTFYTLEHKKTKEIIKVNQDDYINQNYWQNPDWVIQEDKTTSEVVKEGYASEIVKFKIEGLYGNDITDSLIQAPKTVLVFSYKPTEVDANLLEAVENKVSKHRKTVVYGVSTAQNTFKTLPNAMMDGTVIKTIARSNPFVLVLENGKITDKKSAKDYIN; encoded by the coding sequence ATGCTTAAACGCTTACTAAGAATTGTTGTTGCTCTTATTTTTATTGCTTCAGGTTTTGTTAAAGCAGTAGATGTTAAGGGGTTTTCATTCAAATTAGAAGAATATTTTTCTCCTCAAGTCTTTAATATTGAGATACTAGAGAGTTGGGCTCTTCCAATCGCTTTTTTTGTAGTGATTTTGGAACTTATTTTAGGGATTTTATTGCTATTAAAAATTTCAGTGAAAAAAGTGCTTCTAGCACTGATTGGGCTGTGTGTATTCTTTGCTTTTCTCACTTTCTATTCAGCTTATTTTAATGTGGTTACAGATTGTGGTTGCTTCGGAGATGCTATTAAATTTACACCTTGGCAAAGTTTCTGGAAAGACATTGTGCTTCTCGCCCTACTCCTTCTACTCTACTTTGCATATAGAGATAAGATTTCTATTTCTTTCATAAGAACAAGAGGTTCTGTACTGTTTTTAGGAACAATAGTTTCTCTATGGATAATGCTGCACGGTATTAAACATGAGCCTATTATTGATTTTAGAGATTATAAAATAGGAACAGATTTAAAGTCTGAAAAGAAAAAGATTGAAGAAAATCCGTCCGAGTACAAAACATTTTACACCCTTGAACATAAAAAAACTAAAGAGATTATAAAAGTTAATCAAGACGATTACATCAACCAAAACTATTGGCAAAATCCTGATTGGGTAATCCAAGAAGACAAAACCACTTCCGAGGTAGTGAAAGAAGGCTATGCGTCTGAAATTGTAAAATTTAAAATAGAAGGCCTGTACGGTAATGATATTACAGATAGCCTTATACAAGCTCCAAAAACGGTTTTGGTATTTAGCTATAAACCCACCGAGGTAGATGCTAATCTTTTAGAAGCGGTAGAAAATAAAGTTTCCAAGCACCGCAAAACAGTAGTTTATGGAGTTTCTACGGCACAAAATACATTTAAAACACTACCAAATGCAATGATGGACGGCACTGTCATCAAGACCATAGCGAGGAGCAATCCTTTTGTACTCGTTTTAGAAAATGGAAAAATTACAGATAAAAAAAGTGCAAAAGATTATATCAACTAA
- a CDS encoding IS982-like element ISRa1 family transposase: MNNIEQIYERILEVLGLFSENQLISYQRRTPKMSDLEVISLNITAEYLSIDSELQLFRKLPNSLINKIERSVYNKRKRRLSLQTEQIRQRISMEFNEFEDIFIVDSMPMKVCENARSTRSKICKEQSYSSPTYGYCASQKLYFYGYKLHAVCSLNGVIKNFDISPASVHDIHYLKDIGEQMRNCTLIGDRGYLSAKVQIDLFNYANIKLDTPMRSNQKDYIPQFSLYKKKRKRIETFFSQLCDQFMIKRNYAKTFEGFKTRIISKITAATVIQYINKFIFQRKLNHLKISII, translated from the coding sequence ATGAACAACATAGAGCAAATATATGAAAGAATTTTGGAAGTTTTAGGACTTTTTTCAGAAAATCAACTGATTAGTTATCAGAGAAGAACACCTAAAATGAGCGATTTAGAAGTCATAAGTCTTAATATTACTGCTGAATACTTGAGTATTGATAGCGAATTACAGTTATTTAGAAAATTGCCAAACTCTCTGATAAACAAAATTGAAAGAAGTGTTTACAATAAGCGAAAACGAAGACTATCCCTACAAACAGAGCAAATTAGACAGCGTATTTCGATGGAGTTCAATGAGTTTGAAGATATTTTTATCGTTGATAGCATGCCAATGAAAGTTTGTGAAAACGCTCGTTCTACTCGTTCAAAAATTTGTAAAGAGCAATCCTATTCTTCACCAACATATGGTTATTGTGCTTCACAGAAATTATATTTCTATGGCTATAAACTACACGCAGTATGTTCTTTAAATGGTGTGATTAAGAATTTTGATATAAGCCCTGCATCCGTTCACGACATCCACTATTTAAAAGATATTGGTGAGCAAATGCGAAACTGTACTTTAATTGGAGATAGAGGCTATTTATCAGCAAAAGTTCAAATAGATTTATTTAACTATGCTAATATTAAATTAGATACACCAATGAGAAGTAATCAGAAAGATTATATTCCTCAATTTTCATTGTACAAGAAAAAGCGAAAACGAATTGAGACATTTTTCTCTCAACTTTGCGACCAATTTATGATTAAAAGAAACTATGCTAAAACTTTTGAAGGCTTTAAAACAAGGATAATCAGTAAAATAACCGCCGCAACGGTTATTCAATATATCAATAAATTTATCTTCCAAAGAAAATTAAATCATCTAAAAATCAGTATTATTTAA
- the tpiA gene encoding triose-phosphate isomerase, translated as MRKNIVAGNWKMNKDFSEAQALMQQLSEYTSTHTPNCKVMIAPPALYLTTAKDIFKNKEVEVYAQDISEHESGAYTGEISASMIASVNLDGSIIAHSERRQYHGETDSHANRKVKTLLDKGLTPIYCNGENLEERKSGKYLEVIKNQTQTALFTLTAEEIKKVVIAYEPIWAIGTGETATAEQAQEVHAFIRNMIAEKYGKEVADEVSILYGGSVKPSNAKEIFSQPDVDGGLIGGAALNIEDFSKIIEAF; from the coding sequence ATGAGAAAAAACATTGTAGCAGGAAACTGGAAAATGAATAAAGATTTTTCGGAAGCTCAAGCACTTATGCAACAGCTATCCGAGTATACTAGCACACATACGCCTAACTGCAAGGTAATGATAGCGCCACCAGCTCTTTATCTTACCACAGCTAAAGATATTTTTAAAAATAAAGAGGTAGAAGTATATGCTCAGGATATTTCCGAACACGAATCTGGAGCTTATACAGGAGAAATCTCTGCTTCTATGATAGCTTCTGTAAACTTAGATGGTAGTATTATTGCTCATTCTGAACGCAGACAATACCACGGAGAAACCGATAGCCACGCTAATAGAAAAGTGAAAACTTTATTAGATAAAGGGCTTACACCTATCTATTGTAATGGCGAAAATTTGGAAGAAAGAAAGTCTGGTAAGTATTTAGAAGTGATTAAAAACCAAACACAAACGGCTTTGTTTACTCTAACTGCTGAAGAAATAAAGAAAGTGGTTATAGCTTACGAGCCTATATGGGCAATAGGTACTGGAGAAACTGCCACTGCAGAACAAGCACAAGAGGTGCACGCTTTTATTAGAAATATGATAGCAGAAAAATATGGCAAGGAGGTGGCAGATGAAGTATCTATCCTTTATGGAGGTTCTGTAAAACCTAGTAACGCTAAAGAAATTTTCTCTCAGCCTGATGTAGACGGTGGTCTTATAGGTGGTGCAGCTTTAAATATAGAAGATTTCTCAAAAATAATAGAGGCTTTCTAA
- a CDS encoding IS1 family transposase (programmed frameshift): protein MKCTKCQSSNKIKAGFARERQRYKCKDCGYFFSVEKKSDVKTLEQKRLALEMYLEGLGFRAIGRLLNISYGTVYQWVKKWGESVELPKNEVPIEIVELDEIHSYVQHKKNYCWSWIAVNRLRKRFISFICDKRDAKTFLKLWEQLKNRNINVFCSDYWKSYSELIPSERHVTSKAETFTVEGYNSRIRHYLARFKRKTKCYSKSKTMLENSLKLLFLKLNNELNIII, encoded by the exons ATGAAATGTACCAAATGTCAATCATCCAATAAGATTAAAGCAGGCTTTGCCAGAGAGCGACAGCGATATAAATGTAAAGATTGTGGCTATTTTTTCAGTGTTGAGAAAAAATCAGATGTAAAAACACTAGAACAAAAGCGTCTTGCTTTAGAAATGTATCTAGAAGGGTTAGGCTTTCGAGCCATTGGGAGGCTATTAAATATTAGCTATGGAACAGTTTATCAATGGGTTAAGAAATGGGGAGAATCTGTAGAGCTTCCAAAAAATGAAGTTCCTATTGAAATAGTGGAATTAGATGAGATTCACAGCTATGTACAGCATAAAAAAA ACTACTGTTGGAGCTGGATTGCTGTTAATAGACTTAGAAAAAGGTTCATCAGTTTTATTTGTGACAAACGGGACGCAAAAACCTTCTTAAAACTTTGGGAGCAATTGAAAAACAGAAATATAAATGTTTTTTGTAGTGATTATTGGAAAAGTTATTCAGAGCTGATACCCAGTGAAAGACACGTAACCTCCAAAGCAGAAACCTTTACAGTGGAGGGATATAACAGTAGAATAAGGCATTATTTGGCGAGATTTAAAAGAAAAACAAAGTGTTACTCTAAGTCAAAAACAATGTTGGAAAATTCTTTAAAACTTTTGTTCTTGAAACTAAATAATGAATTGAATATAATAATTTAA
- a CDS encoding DUF2723 domain-containing protein — MKHWSFKKWNTILGWIVFGIALITYLSTIEPNFSFWDCGEYISSAVKLEVTHAPGAALFQLVGAVFAMFAFGNGAYYSLVINAMSALFSAFTILFLFWTITHLVRRLLRKDFEEVTENEKWVILFSGLIGALCFTFSDTFWFSAVEGEVYSMASLFIALIAWLITKWENEYQSSDNERWIILIFFLIGLSVGVHMMVMLVVPFICLVYYSRNYDFSWKSFAIANVVTLFVLALVFKGIFPFVMTMFGKSEIFFVNGLGLPFHSGTIFAFLVLIALGYFAINYASSKGNRLVQMAVLSMVYMIIGFSCWLMIPIRANANPPMNLNNPDNAIGMLDYYNREQYGDWPTLYGQNYTAHLDWNGMEKNEDGSLKTIKTGETYEKDETTGRYIKVGDKTNYVYNKAHIGFMPRMFVQDKNVMSNYISMYGAPDFEFNYADEDIANNPEAQKYFDELRKKYDNGTITVDDYLQAKQYHLINLKKPTFGQSLDYFITFQNGHYFVRYLMWNFVGRQNDLEGHMENTNGNWISGIPVIDNYLYGSQSDMPEKYKNESTVYFFFLPLILGLLGAFFQYTKDFGRFYALLSLFILTSVGIIFYTSVKPFEPRERDYAMVGAFYAFTIWIGLGAAFILQLLNQKVKKSSAILGVGVLLLGVPLMMGFQNYNPHDRSGRYAAYDYAYSTLKSLPKDGILFVYGDNDTYPLWAIQETEQFRDDVKVVNFTLLATPWNIDQVKRRTYNAMPVASALRHEEYREGINEQIYTLSTEDWKNIFANLKESGAPDNVLKGFEKYMTQDSMTLKEAVAFLKNKSPEKDMVLKMIYGEEKYEQYNVLPVSKFIFPVNKQNAVKAGIIKPQDVALAEDYIVIDYKKSTLFKNDLMMLDILANFDWKRSINFSVGGIYDASNIFFLKDYLQYDGFSYRLVPIKTPEKEDGELGRVDADDLYRIVKNFRWGNFKDVNVHFDETCTSNIISYRSSASRAAEALMAKGENKKAQEVLDLVNKEIPVSKYNDPRSLNSIVYGYIVSGQEKKGLELAEELKKAIFKEYDYYLTLTPENQRYVKREMSIQPLLYSMVVASVSDAYKKIGQEQKAYNYLVSSIKPIDSRFNSFINQLKAMGKEKAYQESENVQKITPFYQYLFEVMKPYDSTYTSEKTNQITDAVIKATQ; from the coding sequence ATGAAGCACTGGAGTTTTAAAAAATGGAACACCATTTTAGGGTGGATAGTTTTTGGGATAGCCTTAATAACCTATCTATCTACCATAGAACCTAATTTTAGCTTTTGGGATTGTGGCGAGTATATTTCCTCTGCCGTGAAATTAGAAGTTACGCACGCTCCAGGAGCGGCATTGTTCCAGCTAGTGGGTGCGGTGTTTGCGATGTTTGCCTTTGGTAATGGAGCTTATTACTCTTTGGTTATCAATGCAATGTCTGCCTTGTTTAGTGCCTTTACCATTTTATTTTTATTTTGGACAATCACTCATTTGGTTAGACGACTGTTGCGTAAAGATTTTGAGGAAGTTACCGAAAACGAGAAATGGGTTATTCTATTTTCAGGGTTGATAGGAGCTTTGTGTTTCACTTTTTCGGATACTTTTTGGTTTTCTGCTGTGGAAGGCGAGGTTTACTCTATGGCATCATTATTTATAGCGTTAATCGCTTGGCTTATAACCAAATGGGAGAACGAATACCAATCCTCTGATAATGAGAGATGGATTATCCTTATCTTCTTCCTAATAGGGCTTTCTGTGGGAGTTCATATGATGGTAATGTTGGTAGTGCCATTTATCTGTTTGGTTTATTACTCTAGAAATTATGATTTCTCTTGGAAATCTTTTGCGATAGCTAATGTGGTTACATTATTTGTTCTCGCTCTTGTATTTAAAGGGATTTTCCCTTTTGTGATGACGATGTTTGGTAAGTCGGAGATATTCTTCGTTAATGGTTTAGGATTGCCTTTCCACTCAGGGACTATCTTCGCATTTTTGGTGCTAATTGCCTTAGGATATTTTGCTATTAACTATGCTAGTTCCAAAGGGAATAGATTGGTACAAATGGCGGTGCTATCTATGGTTTATATGATTATTGGTTTTTCTTGTTGGTTGATGATACCTATTCGTGCCAATGCTAATCCACCAATGAACCTTAATAATCCTGATAACGCCATTGGTATGCTTGATTATTACAATCGTGAGCAATATGGAGATTGGCCTACTTTGTATGGACAAAATTATACTGCCCACTTAGACTGGAACGGAATGGAAAAGAATGAAGATGGAAGTTTAAAAACGATAAAAACAGGCGAAACTTACGAAAAAGACGAAACCACAGGACGCTATATTAAAGTAGGAGATAAGACTAATTATGTTTATAACAAGGCACATATAGGCTTTATGCCTAGAATGTTTGTGCAAGATAAGAATGTGATGTCTAATTACATTTCTATGTATGGTGCTCCAGATTTTGAGTTTAACTATGCTGATGAAGATATAGCGAATAACCCTGAAGCTCAAAAATATTTTGATGAACTAAGAAAAAAATATGATAATGGTACTATTACTGTTGATGATTATCTACAAGCAAAACAGTACCACTTAATCAATCTTAAAAAGCCTACATTTGGACAGAGTTTAGACTACTTCATTACTTTCCAAAATGGACATTATTTTGTGAGATACTTGATGTGGAACTTTGTTGGTCGTCAAAATGATTTGGAAGGTCATATGGAAAACACTAACGGAAATTGGATATCAGGGATTCCTGTGATAGATAATTATCTGTACGGTAGTCAATCGGATATGCCTGAAAAGTATAAAAATGAAAGTACAGTTTATTTCTTTTTCCTGCCACTTATTTTAGGTTTATTGGGAGCGTTCTTCCAGTATACTAAAGATTTTGGAAGGTTCTATGCCTTATTATCTCTGTTCATTCTTACAAGTGTTGGGATTATTTTCTACACAAGTGTAAAACCTTTTGAACCGAGAGAAAGAGATTATGCTATGGTAGGAGCTTTCTATGCCTTTACAATTTGGATAGGCTTAGGAGCAGCGTTTATCTTACAATTATTGAATCAGAAAGTTAAAAAATCTAGTGCAATTTTAGGTGTTGGAGTTTTACTTTTAGGAGTTCCGTTAATGATGGGCTTCCAAAATTACAATCCACATGACAGAAGTGGAAGATATGCCGCTTATGATTATGCTTATTCTACACTAAAATCACTTCCTAAAGATGGTATTCTCTTCGTATATGGTGATAATGATACTTATCCACTTTGGGCAATACAAGAGACAGAACAGTTTAGAGATGATGTAAAAGTGGTGAACTTTACTCTTTTAGCCACGCCTTGGAATATAGACCAAGTGAAAAGACGTACTTACAATGCAATGCCTGTAGCATCGGCACTTAGACATGAGGAATATAGAGAAGGTATAAATGAGCAAATCTATACTCTAAGTACTGAAGATTGGAAAAATATATTTGCCAATTTGAAAGAAAGCGGTGCTCCTGATAATGTGTTAAAAGGCTTTGAAAAGTATATGACACAAGATAGTATGACTTTAAAAGAGGCTGTAGCATTCTTAAAGAATAAGTCTCCTGAGAAAGATATGGTACTAAAAATGATTTATGGTGAAGAAAAGTACGAACAGTACAATGTTTTACCAGTGTCTAAATTCATATTTCCTGTTAATAAGCAAAATGCGGTTAAGGCAGGTATTATTAAACCTCAAGATGTAGCTTTAGCAGAGGATTATATTGTGATAGACTATAAAAAATCTACACTATTCAAAAATGATTTAATGATGCTAGACATCTTAGCTAATTTTGATTGGAAAAGATCCATCAATTTCTCTGTTGGAGGTATTTATGATGCTAGTAATATTTTCTTTTTGAAAGATTATTTACAATATGACGGCTTCAGTTATCGTCTTGTACCTATAAAAACTCCTGAAAAGGAAGATGGAGAGCTAGGTAGAGTAGATGCTGATGACCTTTATAGAATTGTTAAAAACTTTAGATGGGGTAATTTTAAAGATGTCAATGTTCACTTTGATGAAACTTGTACTTCTAATATCATCAGTTATAGGAGTTCTGCAAGTAGAGCTGCAGAGGCTCTAATGGCGAAGGGAGAAAACAAAAAAGCTCAAGAGGTCTTAGATTTAGTAAATAAGGAAATTCCTGTATCTAAATATAATGACCCTCGTTCGCTTAATTCCATTGTTTATGGTTATATTGTGTCTGGGCAAGAGAAGAAAGGTTTAGAATTAGCAGAAGAGCTTAAAAAAGCTATTTTCAAAGAGTATGATTACTACTTAACTTTAACACCAGAAAATCAAAGATATGTTAAGAGAGAAATGAGCATTCAACCATTGTTATACTCTATGGTAGTAGCTTCTGTGTCTGATGCTTATAAGAAGATAGGACAGGAGCAGAAGGCGTATAATTACTTAGTAAGTTCTATAAAACCTATTGATAGTAGATTTAATTCGTTTATAAATCAGCTAAAAGCTATGGGGAAAGAAAAGGCATACCAAGAATCTGAAAATGTACAGAAAATAACACCTTTCTATCAGTATCTTTTTGAGGTAATGAAGCCTTATGATAGTACCTACACTTCAGAAAAAACAAACCAAATTACTGATGCTGTTATAAAAGCTACACAGTAA
- the tatC gene encoding twin-arginine translocase subunit TatC: MSEEKEMSFLGHIGELRGHLVRSIIAIVVGGFLIGFNINWIMDHIIFGPTRPDFLTFRVVNYFSRMFVGEDVIVMPHSFPIQVRRLFEQFNMMMAVSVVGGLIIAFPYVIWELWKFISPALKESERKNSIFIINGTWVLFVMGALSGYFLVMPFVINFGYFFSISDFVRVDIDLSSYVTILLQVVLGMAVIFLFPMIVYILTSIGILTPMFLRTYRRHAIVVIMVVAAFITPADIISMLAAAFPLVVLYEICILMSALVYRRIKKEEALNLPLPK; encoded by the coding sequence GTGAGTGAAGAAAAAGAAATGTCCTTTTTAGGGCATATAGGAGAGCTTAGAGGGCATTTGGTGCGTTCTATAATAGCTATTGTGGTAGGTGGATTTTTAATTGGCTTTAATATCAATTGGATTATGGATCATATTATCTTCGGTCCTACTCGTCCAGATTTTCTCACCTTTAGAGTGGTTAATTATTTCTCTAGAATGTTTGTGGGCGAAGATGTTATTGTGATGCCACATTCGTTTCCGATACAAGTAAGGCGACTGTTTGAGCAGTTTAATATGATGATGGCGGTTTCTGTAGTTGGAGGGCTTATCATCGCATTTCCCTATGTTATTTGGGAGCTTTGGAAATTTATCAGTCCAGCACTTAAAGAATCCGAAAGAAAAAACTCTATTTTCATCATCAACGGGACTTGGGTGCTATTTGTGATGGGAGCATTATCAGGATACTTTTTGGTAATGCCTTTTGTTATCAATTTTGGTTATTTTTTTAGTATTTCGGATTTTGTAAGGGTAGATATAGATTTATCAAGCTATGTTACTATTTTACTCCAAGTTGTTTTGGGTATGGCTGTGATATTTTTATTCCCGATGATTGTTTATATACTCACTTCCATAGGCATACTTACTCCTATGTTTTTAAGGACTTATAGGAGACACGCTATTGTGGTAATTATGGTGGTGGCGGCTTTTATTACACCCGCAGATATTATCAGTATGTTGGCAGCGGCATTTCCACTAGTAGTTCTTTATGAAATATGCATCTTGATGTCAGCATTGGTTTACCGAAGAATTAAAAAGGAAGAAGCACTTAATTTACCGTTACCAAAGTAA
- a CDS encoding KpsF/GutQ family sugar-phosphate isomerase, whose product MKSSTLIDIAKKAIDTEIAELERLRDSLDNSFLDAVELINKSSGKLIVVGIGKSAHVGNKIVATLNSTGTPAQFLHAAEAIHGDLGVVQKNDVVLCISNSGNSPEIVNLAPYLKQYSAGLIGMTGNLKSKLAEHSDIVLNTFVEKEACPNKLAPTSSTTVQMALGDALAVCLMEINHFKDTDFAKFHPGGSLGKNLTAKVGQFLSSQKPQVSEGSSIKEVIISISASTHGVTVVTEGETIKGIITDGDLRRMLMGNDDIKGIKAKDIMSLTPKTIDKEALAKEAMKILKQYNIGQLIVTDKGNYFGIIDLHTLLDEGIL is encoded by the coding sequence ATGAAATCTTCCACTCTTATAGACATTGCAAAAAAGGCTATTGATACAGAAATAGCGGAATTGGAAAGGCTAAGAGATAGCCTAGATAATAGTTTTTTAGATGCAGTGGAACTTATCAATAAATCAAGCGGAAAACTTATTGTAGTAGGGATAGGCAAATCTGCTCATGTAGGGAATAAGATTGTGGCAACGCTTAATTCTACAGGGACACCTGCACAATTTCTACACGCAGCAGAGGCTATCCATGGAGATTTAGGAGTGGTTCAAAAAAATGATGTTGTTTTATGTATCTCTAATTCTGGTAATTCGCCAGAGATAGTTAATCTAGCTCCTTACCTTAAGCAATATTCGGCGGGGCTTATAGGTATGACAGGAAATTTAAAATCCAAACTAGCAGAACATTCAGATATTGTGCTTAACACTTTTGTAGAGAAAGAGGCGTGTCCTAATAAATTAGCTCCAACAAGCTCTACCACGGTGCAAATGGCTCTAGGAGATGCTTTAGCCGTATGTCTTATGGAAATCAATCATTTTAAAGATACCGATTTTGCGAAGTTTCACCCTGGTGGAAGTTTAGGTAAGAATCTTACGGCTAAGGTAGGACAGTTTTTATCTTCACAAAAGCCTCAAGTTTCAGAGGGGTCGTCCATTAAAGAAGTGATAATTTCCATCAGTGCGTCTACCCACGGAGTTACAGTAGTTACGGAAGGAGAAACTATAAAAGGTATTATTACTGATGGAGATTTAAGGAGAATGCTGATGGGAAATGATGACATTAAAGGAATTAAGGCTAAAGATATAATGAGTTTAACTCCCAAAACAATAGATAAAGAAGCGTTAGCAAAAGAAGCTATGAAAATACTTAAACAGTATAACATAGGGCAACTGATTGTAACGGATAAAGGTAACTATTTTGGGATTATAGATTTGCATACTTTGTTAGACGAAGGAATCTTGTAA